In one Paraburkholderia azotifigens genomic region, the following are encoded:
- a CDS encoding electron transfer flavoprotein subunit beta/FixA family protein, whose translation MKILVGVKRVVDANVKIGVKSDGTGVDLANMKMSMNPFDEIAVEEAVRLKEAGAATEVVAVSVGVAQAQETLRTALAIGADRAILVEASDGVEPLGVAKILKALVDRELPQLVILGKQAIDDDSNQTGQMLAALAGLPQATFASKLAIADGKATVAREVDGGAETLSLQLPAVVTTDLRLNEPRYVTLPNIMKAKKKPLETIKPEDLGVDITPRLKTLKVAEPPRRSAGVKMADVRALVEKLKNEAKVL comes from the coding sequence TTGAAGATTCTGGTCGGAGTGAAGCGCGTGGTCGACGCCAACGTGAAGATCGGCGTGAAATCGGACGGTACGGGTGTCGACCTCGCCAACATGAAGATGTCGATGAACCCGTTCGATGAAATCGCCGTGGAAGAGGCGGTGCGCCTGAAGGAAGCGGGTGCGGCGACGGAAGTCGTGGCGGTGTCCGTGGGTGTCGCGCAGGCACAGGAGACGCTGCGTACGGCGCTGGCGATCGGCGCGGACCGCGCGATCCTCGTCGAGGCAAGTGACGGCGTCGAGCCACTGGGCGTCGCGAAGATACTGAAGGCGCTTGTGGACAGAGAGCTGCCGCAGCTTGTCATTCTCGGCAAGCAGGCCATCGACGACGATTCGAACCAGACTGGCCAGATGCTTGCCGCCTTGGCGGGTCTGCCGCAAGCGACGTTCGCTTCGAAGCTCGCGATCGCCGATGGCAAGGCCACGGTCGCGCGTGAGGTCGACGGAGGCGCCGAAACGCTTTCCCTGCAATTGCCTGCCGTGGTGACGACGGACCTCCGTTTGAACGAGCCGCGCTATGTCACGCTGCCGAACATCATGAAGGCGAAGAAGAAGCCGCTGGAGACGATCAAACCGGAAGACCTCGGTGTCGATATCACGCCGCGTCTGAAGACCCTCAAGGTTGCGGAGCCGCCCAGGCGTAGCGCAGGCGTGAAAATGGCCGACGTGCGGGCGCTGGTCGAGAAGCTGAAGAACGAAGCCAAGGTGCTGTAA
- a CDS encoding MaoC family dehydratase N-terminal domain-containing protein yields the protein MIDRKHIGMTLPVFKATADAWRLRFFAKAIGETNAVYFDEAAAHDAGHPAPPLPPTFLFSLEFEQPSTNWRADLGIVPERILHGEQSFTYHRMAHAGDVLQFESRISGIYEKKGGALTFIVRDTRVTNQHGQHVADLRSVIVQR from the coding sequence ATGATCGACAGGAAACATATCGGCATGACGCTGCCGGTGTTCAAGGCGACGGCAGACGCATGGCGTCTGCGCTTCTTCGCCAAGGCTATCGGCGAGACTAACGCGGTCTACTTCGACGAAGCGGCGGCGCACGATGCAGGCCATCCTGCGCCGCCGCTGCCACCCACGTTCCTGTTCTCACTCGAATTCGAGCAGCCTTCGACGAACTGGCGGGCAGACCTCGGCATCGTGCCAGAGCGCATCCTGCACGGCGAGCAGTCGTTCACCTACCATCGCATGGCCCATGCCGGCGACGTGCTGCAGTTCGAGAGCCGCATCAGCGGCATCTACGAGAAAAAGGGCGGCGCGCTCACATTCATCGTGCGCGACACGCGCGTCACCAACCAGCACGGTCAGCACGTTGCCGACCTGCGCAGCGTCATCGTCCAGCGCTAA
- a CDS encoding lipid-transfer protein gives MSHKVYIAGVGMIPFRKPGASETYDAMGAGAVRQALEDAGLAYNDVQQAYAGYVYGDSTCGQKALYHVGMTGIPVINVNNNCATGSSALFLARQAVQSGAVECALAVGFEFMKPGPLMSNWTDRAPALERAHKLVSELVGREDIPSAIRQFAGAGKAHMDKYGTKLETFAKIRAKASEHAARNPLAVFRNVVSTEDVMNAPMLWEGVITRLMACPPTCGGAAAIVVSEAFAKKRGLRTDVLIAAQSVTTDLPSTYDARDMIRVVGFDMSRLAAQQVYEEAGIGPKDIDVIELHDCFAQNELITYEALGLCPEGGAEKLVNDGDNTYGGQWVVNPSGGLLSKGHPLGATGLAQCYELTHQLRGTAGDRQVPGAKVALAHNVGLGGACVVTAYQSA, from the coding sequence ATGAGCCATAAAGTCTATATCGCCGGTGTCGGCATGATCCCGTTCAGGAAGCCCGGTGCGAGTGAAACGTACGACGCGATGGGCGCAGGCGCCGTGCGCCAGGCGCTCGAAGACGCCGGCCTCGCATACAACGACGTGCAGCAGGCCTATGCCGGCTACGTCTACGGCGATTCGACCTGCGGGCAAAAGGCCCTCTATCACGTCGGCATGACGGGCATCCCTGTCATCAACGTCAACAACAACTGCGCGACGGGCTCGTCGGCGCTGTTCCTCGCGCGTCAGGCCGTGCAGAGCGGCGCAGTCGAGTGCGCGCTTGCCGTCGGCTTCGAATTCATGAAGCCGGGCCCGCTCATGTCGAACTGGACGGACCGCGCGCCTGCGCTCGAACGCGCCCACAAGCTGGTGAGCGAACTCGTCGGCCGCGAGGACATCCCCTCAGCAATCCGCCAGTTCGCCGGAGCAGGCAAGGCCCACATGGACAAATACGGCACGAAGCTCGAGACCTTCGCGAAGATCCGCGCCAAGGCCAGCGAGCACGCCGCGCGCAACCCGCTCGCTGTGTTCCGCAATGTCGTCAGCACCGAAGACGTAATGAACGCGCCCATGCTGTGGGAAGGCGTCATCACGCGCCTGATGGCCTGCCCTCCGACCTGCGGCGGCGCAGCAGCCATTGTCGTGTCGGAAGCGTTCGCGAAGAAGCGCGGCCTGCGCACCGACGTCCTCATCGCGGCCCAGTCGGTCACCACCGACCTCCCGAGCACCTATGACGCGCGCGACATGATCCGCGTGGTCGGCTTTGACATGTCGCGCCTCGCCGCACAGCAGGTCTATGAAGAGGCCGGAATCGGCCCGAAGGACATCGACGTGATCGAGCTGCACGACTGCTTCGCGCAGAACGAGCTGATCACCTATGAAGCACTGGGCCTGTGCCCCGAAGGCGGCGCCGAAAAGCTCGTCAACGACGGCGACAACACCTACGGCGGACAGTGGGTCGTGAACCCGTCGGGCGGCCTGCTCTCGAAGGGCCACCCGCTCGGCGCAACGGGCCTCGCGCAGTGCTACGAACTCACGCACCAGCTGCGCGGCACGGCCGGCGACCGGCAGGTACCAGGCGCGAAAGTCGCGCTCGCGCACAACGTCGGTCTGGGCGGCGCATGCGTCGTGACGGCCTACCAATCCGCCTGA
- a CDS encoding SDR family NAD(P)-dependent oxidoreductase, whose translation MGKLDGKVALVTGSGRGIGRAIAEKLASEGARIVVNDLDAAPAHETVEALKQTGAEAVACVGNVTAPDFADRFIGTAMSAFKSIDIIVNNAGFTWDDVVQRMTDEQWYAILDCHMTAPFRILRAAYPHIKALHAADREAGREVYRKVVNISSTSALNGNAGQMNYSSAKAGVIGMTRALAREWGRFNVNVNAVAFGLIHTRMTVSTEEAASVKIEGRDIRVGVNAEMLKAHAMRNPLGRGGTTGEAAGGVYLFCSP comes from the coding sequence ATGGGAAAACTTGATGGCAAGGTGGCGCTCGTCACCGGCTCGGGCCGCGGCATCGGGCGCGCAATCGCGGAAAAGCTCGCGAGCGAAGGCGCGCGCATTGTCGTGAACGATCTGGACGCCGCACCGGCGCACGAGACGGTCGAAGCGCTGAAGCAGACGGGCGCCGAGGCCGTGGCCTGCGTGGGCAACGTCACGGCACCCGACTTCGCGGACCGCTTCATCGGCACTGCAATGAGTGCGTTCAAAAGCATCGACATCATCGTCAACAACGCCGGCTTCACGTGGGACGACGTCGTCCAGCGCATGACGGACGAGCAGTGGTACGCGATCCTCGACTGCCACATGACCGCGCCGTTCCGCATCCTGCGCGCGGCCTACCCGCATATCAAGGCGCTGCACGCCGCCGACAGGGAAGCCGGCCGCGAGGTGTATCGCAAGGTCGTGAACATCTCATCCACATCGGCGCTGAACGGCAACGCCGGCCAGATGAACTACTCGTCGGCGAAGGCCGGCGTGATCGGCATGACACGCGCACTGGCACGCGAATGGGGACGCTTCAACGTCAACGTCAACGCGGTGGCGTTCGGCCTGATTCATACGCGCATGACGGTCAGCACAGAAGAAGCCGCGTCGGTGAAGATCGAGGGCCGCGACATCCGCGTCGGCGTGAATGCCGAGATGCTCAAGGCGCACGCCATGCGCAACCCGTTGGGCCGCGGCGGCACGACCGGGGAAGCTGCCGGCGGCGTTTATCTGTTCTGCTCGCCCTAG
- a CDS encoding aldehyde dehydrogenase family protein, whose translation MKTLDRFYIGGAWVAPSAAATRMDLIDPASECVQGTLAMGAAEDADRAVAAARAAFPEWAASSRETRIALLERIAGLYQARLEEIAQAVCAEIGAPITLCRALQAPVGLAQLKSTLDALREFDFETVNGNSRILREPVGVAALITPWNWPLNQIIAKVAPALAAGCTIVLKPSEIAPFDAMILAGIVHEAGTPPGVFNMIFGEGGVVGARLSAHSQVDMVSITGSTRAGIDVAINAAPTVKRVAQELGGKSPLLILDDADFTATVTSGVAQCMVNSGQTCVAPTRMLVPRERHDEAAAIAAAVANAIRPGNPAHAETKMGPIANARQYETVQRMIRIGIEEGARLVAGGPGRPDGIDRGFYTKPTVFADVHNDMAIARTEIFGPVLAIIACDSEAHAIEIANDTPYGLAAYVASADVARAQRVASKLRAGSVRINGATMDFNLPFGGYKASGNGRECGAQGISEFLEYKSITSH comes from the coding sequence ATGAAAACATTGGACCGCTTTTATATCGGCGGCGCGTGGGTCGCGCCTTCGGCGGCAGCAACCCGGATGGACCTGATCGACCCTGCTTCCGAGTGCGTGCAAGGCACACTCGCCATGGGCGCGGCCGAGGACGCGGACCGTGCGGTCGCCGCCGCGCGCGCCGCCTTCCCCGAGTGGGCGGCGAGCAGCCGCGAAACGCGCATTGCCCTGCTCGAACGCATCGCCGGACTCTACCAGGCTCGTCTTGAAGAGATTGCGCAAGCGGTGTGCGCCGAAATCGGCGCCCCCATCACACTGTGCCGGGCGCTTCAGGCGCCCGTCGGCCTCGCGCAGCTGAAGAGCACGCTCGACGCGCTCCGCGAGTTCGATTTCGAAACCGTGAACGGCAACAGCCGTATCCTGCGCGAGCCGGTCGGCGTCGCAGCGCTGATCACCCCCTGGAACTGGCCGCTGAACCAGATCATCGCCAAGGTCGCGCCCGCCCTCGCAGCCGGCTGCACAATCGTCCTCAAGCCTTCCGAAATCGCGCCGTTCGACGCGATGATCCTTGCCGGGATCGTGCACGAGGCCGGCACGCCGCCGGGCGTCTTCAACATGATCTTCGGCGAAGGCGGCGTAGTCGGCGCACGGCTTTCGGCGCATTCGCAAGTCGACATGGTGTCGATCACCGGCTCGACCCGCGCTGGGATCGATGTTGCGATCAATGCCGCGCCGACGGTTAAGCGCGTCGCGCAGGAACTCGGCGGAAAGTCGCCGCTCCTGATCCTCGACGACGCGGATTTCACGGCCACGGTAACGAGCGGCGTCGCGCAATGCATGGTGAACTCGGGCCAGACGTGCGTGGCGCCGACGCGCATGCTCGTGCCGCGCGAACGCCACGATGAAGCGGCCGCGATTGCCGCCGCTGTCGCCAACGCGATCCGCCCCGGCAATCCCGCGCACGCCGAAACGAAAATGGGCCCGATCGCGAACGCCAGGCAATACGAAACAGTCCAGCGGATGATACGCATCGGCATCGAGGAAGGCGCGCGCCTCGTCGCTGGCGGCCCGGGACGCCCCGACGGCATCGACCGCGGCTTCTATACGAAGCCCACGGTCTTCGCTGACGTGCATAACGACATGGCCATCGCGCGCACAGAGATTTTCGGGCCGGTACTGGCGATCATTGCCTGCGACAGCGAGGCCCACGCGATCGAGATCGCCAACGACACGCCCTACGGACTCGCCGCCTACGTCGCCTCGGCCGACGTCGCTCGCGCGCAGCGCGTCGCGTCGAAGCTGCGGGCCGGCTCCGTACGGATCAATGGCGCGACGATGGACTTCAACCTCCCGTTCGGCGGCTACAAGGCTTCGGGAAACGGCCGCGAATGCGGCGCTCAGGGGATCAGCGAATTTCTCGAGTACAAGTCGATCACCAGCCACTGA
- a CDS encoding MaoC family dehydratase, with protein MSTLTFDTVNVGDTLPALTLPAVNRTTLALFAGASGDHNAVHIDIDYARRAGMPDVFAHGMLSMAWLGRLLTQWVDQRQVRQFGVRFVGITQLGHQISCTGKVVEKFEADGEKRVRLEIQTANQYGEPRIVGDAVVAL; from the coding sequence ATGAGCACCCTTACTTTCGACACCGTCAACGTCGGCGACACCCTGCCCGCGCTGACGCTGCCCGCCGTGAACCGTACCACCCTCGCCCTCTTCGCGGGCGCCTCGGGCGACCACAACGCCGTCCACATCGACATCGACTATGCGCGCCGCGCCGGCATGCCCGACGTGTTCGCTCACGGCATGCTCTCGATGGCCTGGCTCGGCCGCCTGCTCACGCAGTGGGTCGATCAGCGCCAGGTGCGCCAGTTCGGCGTGCGCTTCGTGGGCATCACGCAGCTTGGCCACCAGATCAGCTGCACCGGCAAGGTGGTCGAGAAGTTCGAAGCGGATGGTGAAAAGCGCGTGCGGCTCGAAATCCAGACAGCCAACCAGTATGGCGAGCCGCGCATCGTCGGCGACGCCGTGGTAGCGCTTTGA
- a CDS encoding electron transfer flavoprotein subunit alpha/FixB family protein: MTILVIAEHDNLTLKAATLNTVAAAQKVGGDVHVLIAGHNAQAVADAALKIAGVAKVLLADAPQLEAGLAENVEATVISIAMNYSHILAPSTAAGKNVAPRIAAKLDVAQISDITAVESPDTFERPIYAGSAIATVQSHDPIKVITVRTTAFDAVSTGGGGAVLEKIEAAADSGLSRFVGREVTKLDRPELTSAKIIVSGGRGLGSGENYVKVLEPLADKLNAALGASRAAVDAGFVPNDYQVGQTGKIVAPELYIAVGISGAIQHLAGMKDSKVIVAINKDEEAPIFSVADYGLVGDLFTAVPELVSAT; encoded by the coding sequence ATGACGATTCTTGTAATTGCCGAACACGACAACTTGACCTTGAAGGCTGCAACGCTGAACACCGTAGCTGCCGCGCAGAAGGTCGGCGGCGACGTGCACGTGCTGATCGCGGGACACAACGCGCAGGCTGTCGCCGACGCAGCCCTGAAGATCGCAGGCGTTGCGAAGGTGCTGCTGGCCGACGCGCCGCAACTCGAAGCGGGTCTCGCGGAGAACGTCGAAGCGACGGTCATCAGTATTGCCATGAATTACTCGCACATCCTCGCGCCGTCAACGGCTGCGGGCAAGAACGTTGCACCGCGTATAGCCGCGAAGCTGGACGTCGCACAGATCAGCGACATCACGGCAGTCGAATCGCCGGACACATTCGAACGTCCGATTTATGCGGGCAGCGCGATCGCTACGGTTCAGTCACACGATCCCATCAAGGTGATCACGGTCCGTACTACGGCATTCGATGCAGTCTCAACTGGCGGTGGCGGCGCGGTTCTCGAGAAGATCGAGGCGGCGGCAGACAGCGGCCTCTCGCGGTTTGTGGGTCGTGAGGTCACGAAGCTTGACCGTCCGGAGCTCACGAGCGCGAAAATCATCGTTTCGGGGGGGCGCGGCCTTGGCAGCGGCGAGAACTACGTCAAGGTGCTGGAGCCGCTGGCCGACAAGCTCAACGCGGCACTGGGCGCCTCGCGCGCGGCCGTGGATGCCGGCTTCGTGCCGAACGACTACCAGGTCGGCCAGACCGGAAAGATCGTCGCGCCGGAGCTTTACATTGCAGTGGGCATCTCGGGTGCGATCCAGCATCTCGCCGGCATGAAGGACTCGAAGGTGATCGTGGCGATCAACAAGGACGAAGAAGCGCCGATCTTCAGCGTGGCCGACTATGGCCTCGTCGGCGATCTGTTCACGGCGGTGCCCGAGCTGGTGTCGGCAACCTGA
- a CDS encoding enoyl-CoA hydratase-related protein → MTEPVLYTVEAGVAMLVLNRPDVLNALNSELVSALGEAVKRAATDPAVRAVVLTGAGRGFSAGADLKRPHSGGNTAAELLRTLLNPLILSLRALPKPLITVVNGVAAGAGMSLALAGDVVLAAQSATFVPAFTKIGLVPDAGSTYFLPRYAGEMRARAIAILGEKIDAAEAQRLGLVWKVHADDELASASAALARHLAEMPTRAYALTKAALNASLDHDLATQLDREATLQAEAVQTHDVREALAAFVEKRTARFLGR, encoded by the coding sequence ATGACTGAACCCGTCCTATACACCGTCGAAGCAGGCGTCGCGATGCTGGTCCTGAACCGGCCCGACGTTCTCAATGCACTGAACAGCGAACTCGTGAGCGCACTAGGCGAAGCCGTCAAGCGCGCCGCCACCGACCCGGCAGTACGCGCCGTCGTGCTCACGGGAGCCGGCCGCGGTTTTTCTGCGGGCGCCGACCTGAAGCGCCCCCACAGCGGCGGCAATACGGCAGCGGAGTTGCTGCGTACGCTACTGAATCCACTGATTCTGTCGCTGCGCGCGCTGCCCAAGCCGCTGATCACCGTCGTCAACGGCGTGGCGGCGGGAGCGGGCATGAGTCTCGCGCTCGCCGGGGACGTCGTGCTGGCCGCGCAGTCGGCCACCTTCGTGCCGGCCTTCACGAAGATCGGCCTCGTTCCGGACGCAGGCAGTACATACTTCCTGCCCCGCTATGCCGGTGAGATGCGCGCGCGCGCCATCGCGATCCTCGGCGAAAAGATCGATGCCGCCGAGGCGCAACGCCTGGGTCTTGTCTGGAAGGTCCATGCCGACGACGAACTTGCCAGCGCGAGCGCCGCGCTCGCCCGTCATCTCGCGGAGATGCCGACGCGCGCCTACGCGCTGACCAAAGCGGCGCTCAACGCCAGCCTGGACCACGACCTCGCGACCCAACTCGATCGCGAGGCAACCTTGCAGGCAGAGGCTGTTCAGACGCACGACGTGCGCGAGGCCCTGGCGGCGTTTGTCGAAAAACGCACGGCCAGGTTCCTGGGACGATAA
- a CDS encoding acyl-CoA synthetase yields the protein MYLTHCLHRALQQTPDQIATIFRGRKRTWREFSDRVARLAHGLQKAGMAPGDRVGMLALNSDRYCEYMMAVWWGGGVLNPVNIRWSVPEIVYSLNDCDTHILIVDDNFAHLADGICETAAHAPTLIHAGDGDAPAGMLSYERLIAEHAPVEDARRGYEDLAAIMYTGGTTGFPKGVMQSHRALWTGSVHRLADIPALAGTRVLISAPLFHIASMAGSLMRFIRGEVQVIIPAFNAAEVLETIERERITEASLVPVMIQAMIAHPDFAHRDLRSLKRLSYGASPMTAAVLEKTLAMLPGVEFTHSYGLTEAMILSSNPPENHGEAARKTGLHASAGRPVLGVELRIVDSEDHEVPRGTVGEIVVRGPTVMQAYWNKPEESARAMRNDWFHTGDGGYMNDEGYIFIVDRMKDMIVSGGENVYSAEVENTISRHPQVAICAVIGVPHEIWGEAVHAIVVLKAGATVTEDGIRAHCREFIAGYKCPKTVEFRTELPMSAAGKILKRDLRVPYWEGKKRSVN from the coding sequence TTGTATCTCACCCATTGCCTTCATCGCGCATTGCAGCAGACGCCCGACCAGATCGCGACGATCTTCCGCGGCCGCAAGCGCACCTGGCGCGAATTCAGCGACCGCGTCGCCCGCCTGGCCCACGGACTGCAGAAGGCAGGCATGGCGCCGGGCGACCGCGTGGGCATGCTCGCGCTCAATTCCGACCGCTACTGTGAGTACATGATGGCGGTCTGGTGGGGCGGCGGCGTGCTGAATCCCGTCAATATCCGCTGGAGCGTGCCCGAAATCGTCTACTCGCTCAACGATTGCGACACGCACATCCTCATCGTCGACGACAACTTCGCACACCTTGCCGACGGCATCTGCGAGACGGCCGCGCACGCTCCCACGCTCATCCATGCCGGGGATGGCGACGCGCCCGCCGGCATGCTGTCCTACGAACGCCTGATCGCGGAGCACGCCCCCGTCGAAGACGCGCGCCGCGGCTACGAAGATCTGGCGGCGATCATGTACACGGGTGGCACGACGGGATTCCCAAAGGGCGTCATGCAAAGCCACCGGGCGCTGTGGACAGGCTCCGTCCACCGGCTCGCCGACATCCCGGCCCTCGCCGGCACGCGGGTGCTCATCAGCGCGCCGCTGTTCCATATCGCGTCGATGGCGGGCTCGCTCATGCGCTTCATTCGCGGCGAAGTTCAGGTGATCATTCCGGCGTTCAACGCTGCCGAAGTACTTGAGACCATCGAGCGCGAACGCATTACCGAGGCCTCTCTGGTGCCCGTCATGATCCAGGCCATGATTGCGCATCCAGACTTCGCGCACCGCGATCTGCGCAGCCTGAAACGTCTATCCTATGGCGCCTCGCCGATGACGGCGGCCGTGCTCGAAAAGACGCTTGCCATGCTGCCCGGCGTGGAATTCACCCATTCGTACGGCCTGACCGAGGCGATGATTTTGTCCTCGAACCCGCCCGAGAATCATGGCGAAGCGGCGCGCAAGACGGGGTTGCATGCATCGGCAGGACGCCCGGTCCTCGGCGTAGAACTCCGGATCGTGGATAGCGAAGACCACGAGGTGCCGCGCGGCACTGTGGGCGAAATCGTCGTTCGCGGCCCCACCGTGATGCAGGCGTACTGGAACAAGCCCGAGGAATCCGCCAGAGCCATGCGCAACGACTGGTTCCATACCGGCGACGGCGGGTACATGAACGACGAGGGATACATCTTCATCGTCGACCGCATGAAGGACATGATCGTCAGCGGCGGCGAGAACGTCTATTCGGCGGAGGTGGAGAACACGATCTCGCGCCATCCGCAGGTCGCGATCTGCGCGGTCATCGGCGTACCCCACGAAATCTGGGGCGAAGCCGTACATGCGATCGTCGTCCTGAAAGCCGGCGCAACGGTGACCGAAGACGGGATCCGCGCGCACTGCCGCGAATTTATCGCGGGCTACAAGTGTCCCAAGACCGTCGAGTTCCGCACGGAGCTGCCCATGTCCGCCGCCGGCAAGATACTCAAGCGTGACCTGCGCGTACCGTACTGGGAAGGCAAGAAACGCAGCGTCAACTGA
- a CDS encoding SDR family oxidoreductase — MSIRFEGKVAIVTGAGAGLGRRHALALAARGAKVVVNDFGGSRDGSDEGASAAQAVVDEIRAAGGTAVVNGANVADFAHVEAMVGEALAEFGRVDILVNNAGILRDKSFAKMEAADFKAVLDVHLMGAFNCSKAVWAVMREQEYGRIVMTTSAAGLYGNFGQANYGSAKMGMIGLMNVLHVEGAKNNIKVNAIAPLAATRMTEDLLPPEALDAIRPERVTPGVLYLCSDEAPSRMILSAGGGLFATATVVETQPVYFGDDVLSPEAIAQQFSGTQDWAQAVSYPEARGETRRFVHLAMEAAGSVRAS, encoded by the coding sequence ATGAGCATTCGATTCGAAGGCAAGGTGGCGATCGTCACCGGCGCGGGCGCAGGCCTTGGGCGTCGGCACGCGCTGGCATTGGCGGCGCGCGGTGCGAAGGTAGTGGTCAACGATTTCGGCGGTAGCCGCGACGGCTCGGATGAGGGGGCATCGGCGGCCCAGGCGGTGGTCGACGAAATCCGCGCGGCCGGGGGCACGGCGGTGGTCAACGGCGCGAACGTGGCGGACTTCGCCCACGTGGAAGCGATGGTCGGCGAGGCGCTGGCCGAGTTCGGACGCGTGGACATCCTCGTGAACAACGCGGGCATCCTGCGCGACAAGAGCTTCGCAAAGATGGAAGCGGCAGACTTCAAGGCCGTGCTCGACGTGCATCTGATGGGCGCATTCAATTGCTCGAAAGCAGTGTGGGCGGTCATGCGCGAGCAGGAGTACGGCCGTATCGTGATGACGACTTCGGCGGCGGGACTCTATGGGAATTTTGGCCAGGCGAACTACGGCTCGGCGAAGATGGGGATGATCGGCCTCATGAATGTGCTGCACGTCGAGGGCGCGAAGAACAACATCAAGGTCAACGCAATCGCGCCACTTGCCGCGACGCGCATGACCGAGGATCTGCTCCCGCCCGAAGCGCTCGACGCGATTCGCCCGGAGCGCGTGACGCCCGGTGTGTTGTACCTGTGCAGCGACGAAGCGCCGTCCCGCATGATTCTTTCGGCGGGCGGCGGCCTGTTCGCGACGGCGACAGTGGTAGAGACGCAGCCCGTCTACTTCGGGGACGACGTGCTCTCGCCCGAAGCGATCGCGCAGCAGTTCTCGGGCACGCAGGACTGGGCACAGGCAGTCTCATATCCTGAAGCGCGCGGCGAGACGCGCCGGTTCGTTCATCTGGCGATGGAAGCAGCAGGTAGCGTGCGCGCGAGCTGA